The following proteins are co-located in the Heteronotia binoei isolate CCM8104 ecotype False Entrance Well chromosome 8, APGP_CSIRO_Hbin_v1, whole genome shotgun sequence genome:
- the LOC132575704 gene encoding uncharacterized protein LOC132575704: MSVVSISGCFEEGEGCSIQTGESGDAVLSEQETEEGDASGDHLPVSSAQQRKEESAQNEAQRQRRVALLNNVAKEMMIQSRQDHEDTMERFDRMLEAEERRFSVQGERDTQNREALVKAFEKATRETVDVMKAAVDMLGSIAQIFREGRAHGRVGEIPATATSPPYAASTPSVTRRQLHLDCDCSYNRGTLPSDMEYPVLAEESMPESQPLLSVPESHNPTSVPDTQTLPSVPESQSVLAPAPCSSGSVAASRRGKKRSCTGKQRVYFEP, translated from the exons ATGAGTGTTGTATCAATTTCAGGTTGCTTTGAGGAGGGAGAAGGGTGCAGTATTCAAACTGGAGAATCTGGGGATGCTGTCCTCtcggagcaggaaacagaggaaggag atgcttcaggagatcatctgccggtgtcatcagcacagcaaagaaaggaagagagtgcgcagaacgaagctcaacgtcagcgaagggttgccTTGCTTAATAATGTGGCTAAGGAGATGATGATTCAAAGCCGTCAGGATCATGAAGACACAATGGAGCGGTTTGACCGTATGCTTGAagctgaagaacgcaggttctcagtgcagggggagcgtgATACACAAAACAGGGAGGCTTTGGTAAAGGCTTTTGAAAAGgccacaagggagactgtggatgttatgaaggcagctgttgatatgctaggcagcattgcccaaatttttagggaaggtcgggcacaCGGAAGGGTGGGCGagataccagccactgcaacatccccaccatatgcagcatctacaccatccgtcacacgtaggcagctgcacctggatTGTGACTGCAGCTATAATCGGGGCACTCTGCCGTCAGATATGGAGTACCCAGTTTTGGCAGAGGAATCTATGCCTGAGAGTCAGCCACTCCTCTCTGTGCCTGAGAGTCACAACCCCACGTCTGTGCCTGATACTCAGACCCTACCGTCTGTGCCTGAAAGTCAGAGCGTCCtggctcctgcaccctgctccagtggcagtgttgcggcctcacgtaggggcaagaaacgatcctgcacagggaagcagagggtgtattttgagccctaa